The genomic segment TCCGGCGACGAGCGCTCGTGTAGCTATGGACGCCAAGTCGCGGGCCCTACCCGGTGCAATGGACGATATCGCTCCTAACTGTATGCCGATGCTGGACAAATTGTCAAATCCACAGAGGATGTACGTTGCAATGACCTCGGATCGCACCTTTGCAGAAGACAAGAATATGTACAACACTCTTCGAATCTTGCTATGTCGCTAATACAGCATGGATTGTTTTCATGCCTCGCCCATCAACCAAGGTAAGCTTGTCAAATACGGCGATTTAATTGGTCGCGGCGAGAACACAACAGTGGTATTTTCGCCGTAATACTATACAGAGTCTATGTCGTGGCATCTCCGCTTATTTGCAAGTGGAAACAGTATGAAAAATTTATGAATATTGATATAAAAGCAGCATTCCGTTAAAACAGGTAAAATACAATTTCTCTCTTAGTTCGGCTATCTTTTCCATGTAAATAgtacaaaaaagtacaaaatacaTTCTGAGTCAGAGAGAAGTAATTTGCATGCAAACACATAACAACACAAAATAACACAGGAAGTACTTTATGGTGGGATATATGTTACTTATTAACTTCCGTTTTGCAGGTCTTTAGGAAAACAGTAGTCTTCTCTACTGTTCATACGAAGGGGGTTGTCAAGCTGATGTAAGAGCCAATGTATAGATTTATCACCTGTTATCATCATGGTTCTAAACAAGCAAAGTAAATAGATGGATATTTGAAGCCGTCGTCCGTAGCACCGATTTGACCAAACTTGTTCTATGTGGGGTTTGTGACAAGTGTAACATACTGATATAAATTTGTTTGAGCTGATGTAAGTAGATTCAGTTAAAAAGTGTCATTATATAGAGGAATGCCTCGAGTCACATGAAGatgaaatgagagagaaagagataggtaaatgatgaaaaatgtgaGGAAAAATCGATATTTACCGACATGTACGGTTCTACCCCATCTTCTCTGTTCGAGATCAGTTCAGACAATTTTTCGTACGCAACAAATTCATTAATAAAGATCTTTGTTCCGATGAGACCGGCAACATATCGGCAGTCGGCCCACTCAACCCCGATGATGAAAGCAACGGGCATGAAAATGTAGGAACAAATTAACTGTAATGAGAAAAATTATAACAAATCGAATAGTTATATACCACAAAGTGCGCTTGTACAATCCCAATTTTCATTTGTTACATGTTATAATGAACTTCAACAATCAACATGTATGCATTTAGGAATCACGTTTAATTCGCCCTGAATTCTCAATTAAGCCTTTCCAGAACCAGTACATACGGAAAAGCTTACATGCAcgaaattgttacaaatagacttatatttattaaatataTACATCTGATGGTTATAGcagatgattttattttaatagaCATCAGCTTTCGCTCAAACTGGTTATTCAGAGCACACCAAAGAATGAAGTATTATTGTCCGCATTTAAGGAATCCAGTTCAAATCAGTAAACTAAGTGACAGAGTGTTAAGTAATATTAATGTATATCAAAACAGTTTTTCCGACATAACATTTTTCTCAACCTTCTGTCTGGCAGCACGACTCTCCCTGTACATGTTAATGAAGAGATTTCAGCTCATGAACTTCGTCTTCACCTCGAAACTAAGTTCCGGTACGCCAACCATCCACCCTATCCAACCAAGGACAGCGTTGAGTAAAGCGATGAGTGAAACAAATGCGATCAGATTAGCAGCGATATATCCGACCATCACTACAGCCGCACAGGCTCCATTGGCCGCTGCTTCTATAAAATTCTTGTCTGTTCTGAAATTGTAAGGATCTTTGTATGTATACATCTAGCTGTGAGTCTTTCCATAagtcatagatagatagatacacatGTATATACTTGTCTATATCTTTGTTTGTAcatctatctgtatatatctAAAATATTATGTTGGAAGTTTATGTTTggctatctctctctctctctctctctctctcttctctctctctctctctctctatctatctatctatctatctatctatctatctatctatctatctatctatctatctatctatctatctatctccgTGTAGTGACTGATATTAGATTAAcacactttatatatatatatatatatatatatatatatatatatatatatataaagtgtgttaatatatatatatatatatatatatatatatatatatatatatatatatataacaaccTATATTCTACACGTTAACGTTCAACAAGCAATGTTTATTTGGACGCACATTATTACAGGCGTACGGATTCGTCAGCCTCAATCTTAACACTAGGTTTCAAAACAAGATAAGATGAACATTTCCCTCATTTAAACTAGTATGCGGATATTtcaaccactttctttcaaaatcatgaaaaaaattcaggggcaccgtgcaaatttgtgtattagagaaataaattaccaaagCTTTACCGATGTTTggaattaacacgattggaactcttttcggataattggatggtgaagtaatgtcgttTTCATCCGCAAACTGTAAGCTcatatgcttttctttttaagtaatgcacttgtttttatgagtattgcaacattcagcgatagggcacctgacacttttgagaaatttaaaaacatcCAATTGAgaacatccaattatcccaaattagtttcaatcgtgttaattcaaaattgtttcataaaaataagacagTAACAGTTTTTCTTATTCAAAGTGcctcaaaatgaacccccacaagtggtagatcagaagaaaattgttaattattgagagtccgaatatctgtccccgaggcgcattctaccttaatagcaCAATGAACAATCGCTTTACTACTATAAAATAGATCttggattttattttttaaagttttgcttACGATTTTTCGAGTTTTACTTTTATATCTTTGTGATGAATGGCCTTGTCTGACGTCGTCTCTGGATAGAAAAGCTTGGATATCCCCAGAGCAGCTGGAGCTGATATCACTGAGGCCGAGATCAGGTGAGACGCGCTCACACCAAAGGCGATGTATGCTGCCAATAAGGAACCAGCGATTGTCGCAAACCCTCCGACCATCACCGCGTGAAGCTCCGACAGAGTCATGTATTCGACAAAAGGTTTGATCAGAAGGGGTGCTTCTTGCTgacattacagaaaaaatcatcagatacAGTCTCAGACCGGCTATAAATCATGGCACTTTCTATAAATTGCCACTAAATCCATGTGAAATAGTATCATACACTGTCGAAGGTAATGCAAGAACTGTACTACCAAAATCTCGAGTATGGTAAAATAGGATTGCTCATAGAAGAGGAACGCTAACCCAGCGATTGCCTTTTGTGCTTGAGAGTGACGAAAACTTAGTTTCTGTGAACGTACCTGACCCACCAATATGTTACCGGCAGCATTGACAGATTCCGGCGCCgaagttgccatggttacttcGAATAACCATGCCACCTTAAGAATCACCCATTGCATGATTCCAAAGTAGTACACGATAGACATGAAACtcgcaaaataaattgttaCTGGTAAAATCTTCGCACACAGAAGTGAAGCCAGCAGTCACGATGAAACAATGAGAATGTAGAAAATACAAGGTCGTTTTGGGTAGGGATAGCAGTTAAATTAAACATGGTCATTtgaatatgagagagagagagagagagagagagagagagagagagagagagagagagagagagagagagagagagagagagagagagagatttgattatttttgtcatGGTGGCAAAGGAAAACCAAAACACGACTTATTTTCTTCGTCACGTCTTTTAGACGGGTTAAACCTTATTGgccaattaaataaaaaaacgaaTAGGCTAGAAATCACACGGTGCCATAATTATAACAAAAATtgttatggaatttcactgacatTCATACCGTTTGTCTCACACATTTTGTTAAGGCAGATGTTTTGCAGTCAAACTTACCGCGAAAGCGAAGTAATGATCTCGGAAGTCTTCGCCAAAAACAAACTCCGCTCCGTGATCCGCAAAGGAAAGAAAAACTTGCATAAAGTCTCCAATCCATTCGAATAATTTGTATCCGAAATAAGTACGAAGaacaaacaaagcaaagacGAATTGAAGGCCAAGTCCCCATAGAACTGATCTCCATTTGACCTGAAACGCAACATAAAAAACTTGACGGAAATTGGTATGCGGAATGTACTCAATtatacaaaatgcaatggtttCTCTGTGATAATTATGCAACCGATCATCAAGACGAAGGTGATGCAAAAGAATGACTTAGTTGATCGTTGTTCAAAATTGAAGGTcacatattaaggtagtatgtgcctcgaaagggAAAGAATTAAACTTAATTTTGCTGATGATAGACTTTACTCAATGAATCGTTCAATCATGCTATCTCACTATACACCAATAAAAAATCACGGccaccgtgcaaatgttggaACCACAGAAAAATAACTTTGCATTTACCtatacttaaaattcaaaatggccgccatccatgagCTTCCTCTGTGGGAAATATTAACTTTCCGACTCTCACAAAATTAAGACGgtgaaatctttatttattCCATGATCTTCAAAATTAGAACACACGAGATATGGACCAAAATAGTACAGTAACACTCTGagattccgaatatctgtctccgacgcgcattctaccttatatCTAATTAATACCAACAACGATAATGGCATAAGACCGACTAAACTTTTATAAGATAATTTatgttgataataatattttacaaattcataACTAACCGAGCATGGAGACTGGTGTGCATAGCAGCGAATGTGAGATAATAATTAACACATGTGTATACTCACAGCGTCCGGGTATTTGGAGCAGGCAAACCCAAAGATGATGAAAATGCACGCACCAACTGAAGACATAAGTTGTGGAGGGTATTCCCTGGCTTCATATATCAGAAATACAATTAATCCGACAAGTAGACATATGTATAGTGGCCTGTTATAAAAAatagataatatatatatatatatatatatatatatatataatatatatatatatatatatatatatatatatatatatatatatatatatatatatatatatatatatatatatatatatatatatatatacgaaaatggtttgcttgtcaatgcaggcaaagtatagtgctcaatgcatttctgcagggcggtaatactgagaatctaggaacttgtagttgtcactctacaggctgtttcatgcgctaagcaatcatcaggagttttaagtatatatatatatatataatatatatatatatatatatatatatatatatatatatatatatatatatatatatatatatatatatatatatatatatatatatatatatatataggttgtatattttctgtttattgcgTTGGTAATGTtgacacaacgtttcgtcctaagagtaggacttcatcaggtgAATAGATGTCTACAGAagaaaaaatacagacaaaaacagaacaaagtAAGACTTGTTCATCTTCATCAAATCGCGGGCGTATTTTAAAAGCCGATTGAGTTACAAAGTTATATAAGGTAATTAGAGTGTGACAATCCTTACCGTTTATATTTGGTGCAGATGGAAAGTGGCAATTGAAAATTGGCGCTAATGGTTATTCATAGTGCCTATCTGAGGGCGCTGTGagcaattgttatttaaattttttgtcgatctcgaaaaaaaattgagaacttTTTTCGCCCCACCCTCCAGAGaagtttgtgaatgcagcttaACTCatgaaatgtgtgtgtgtgtgtgtgtgtgggtgggggtcatgaattttttgtcatctaAAAAgtagggggggtcatcaaaatttttggtgcaatgggtagggggttcacatattctgactgatgcacaggaagaatATGCCCTGGCCATATTCACTGAATGAACACCCCTAAATCGGAGAGAGACGGTCTGCAATCGAATTGTCTCTGCCCTTGATATATCTAATGTCAAGGTttaactcctgtaacattaaaaactGCATCTTAACAATCTCACATTTTTTCCTTTTAATTTCTGTAGAAAAACAAGAAGGTTGTGATCAAAGTAAAGCACTATCGGCAGATTTGAAGATGTAacataaaattttgacaaattttcctgTAGTAATCAGCCATACAGAGAAAGCGCATCAATCGTCTCCTGCAATTTGGAGTGGGAAAGCTTGAAATGGCACTTATTTTGGCATCGACAAATTTTACCTCACCCTATGTCCAAGATAAGTCACCCTTGCCAAACCAAACTCAAATTTGACGAGGTTGACAGTCACCATTCCTTTgttcagtctctcaaagaacttcagCATTAGTTTGATGTGTTCTTCCCATGTGCCGCTATACAGAACAACATCATCGACGTGGGCTCCACATTCTTCTAATCCGTATAATACGTTTTTTATCATCAGTTGAAATGTTGTGGGAAAGGTTTTCTTTATAAATTgcattaatattatatagggctcagtccttggtgtcgcgccagtcgttgagattaaaaatgttatttgtattgattcatgattagtaatcgtaaaggataaaatagcattaattgttactttttctatACATTTGTACAACTATGAccggtttaccctctgatgaaaacagttcacgtacacgattTCAGAccctgcaggtatagattttctgtaatatgTACAAAAGTTGGTCAtatattggcaatttttacaatgataactacctattgtgtttaagggacgtattgtgccatcattaacgttgcaatagtaactgtaccgcccaacttccgttattgtaagctgaaaaccagcATTACGTCTAAAAACGGgcaaattttgcacaaagttattgacacagggagCACTTTTCTAacattcaatcccagcattctttgcgattgttctcgttcatatgcacgacagatttcttacttcttctatttttaggcgtgatagtaacgatattttgtatcagcgacagggtggataataataataatcatgcgctaataaaaaagatacattttattaatggcatgtcataaaataatagcaaGCACGTTTCGCATTTgtatatttacgagcactcaaaaaaaacaTAGCGGCGCCCACGTTAGTCGGGTGCACTTGCGGTTACTCGCATACTCaattatgaatctgcgcatgcgtagttagTAGGCCTCTGGCGCAACTATTacacatctaccatcgagaacaatagattttgcgtgcgctaaaaaagccgtacggaacgcccgttccgaAAGATGTACGTCTTCAAGGCGCCCATTCCCTGCAGCTGTACCTGCACGTTCACTGTTGAATGatttcaagggactcattggacgagtgccagaacatgtctcacGCGCTCAGTACGTACGTGTGCACTGCACACgatccagaacttgcagaagcgcgtccgagatagtgttccacacttgcgctataaattggaagaaaaattgttgacattgtatGAAAACGGTCATGtaaaatgtataataataaggttattacgagaaataccgcaaaggatgcattgggacattggcgccgcgcatcgccctccgcgtCGGGCGATatgctgcgccaatgtcctcgtgcatcctttgcggtattttggTAATAACCTCATACTACCTTGTACTTGAACAATTTGTCAGATGTAACAATGGCGGATATTTCATGGGAATGATCCCTCTAAGGGACTTGTCAGAATCCCTTgagtaaattaaatttttgacatACTTGACTTTTCCCACatggtcgatgcagtcatcaatcctagGGATAGGGAGAGTGTTTGTCGTTGTGAGAGTGTTCACTTGCCGATAGTCGCGATCGGTACACGAATGATATCTTCCATCGGGTTTTGGCCCAAGTATGCATAGTGAACTTCCAGGTACTGTTACTTGGTTCAATAAAATCATTGACCTCTTTCTGAAGATAGTTCGCTTTCATTGGATTAAGTCTATATGGATGTTGTTTCACCGATATCAACATCGTGATAACTGATGTTTGTCTTCGTTCGAACATCTTGAAACAAGCCCTTATATTCGTGCATCACTTCCTTCACCTGTTGTTTTGTGAAGGCTGTAGATGTGCCAACTTAGATTCAAGATTTTCTAGGATTTCTGAATATTGGAGTTTGACCGATCCCTGCTTTAAATTTAGAGAATCTTCACTGAAGCCAGTTCACTATTGCTATCTTTATAGTAGTTTGAACTGACAACACCGACAGGTCGTGTTACTGTAGGATTATTCCCATCCTATTCCTACCTATCATCCAGGGGAGTGTCATGGGCAGGGCACAATATGCCAGCACGGTAGGACTATGGAACCACTATTTGATGTATTtgtagcccaatcgtcatcaactaAGACATCTCGAGGTCTTCATTTAcacatgagaataccagacttgtAATGGCCTTGTCCCTAGTAAGATCGTTTTCAaaaagaaggtgaatcccttgaAAAGGccaaaaaggcctaataccaatccagaaacaaagtccgaagacaaatacaCATTATAGAGAGGAACAGAAATGTAGTCACTACAGTCTACCACTCGAAAAGAACTGTAGCatctgaaaatgacttttcagaaaatggaGGAGTATCTGCCAACAGAAGAGACTGGGAAgtcccggtatctcttaaaattttgacagggaaACAGAAGACAAATCAATAAAAAGTGATGctaaaccatcatgaataaatggttcgaaaatatcCGTGATGCTATCTGGAGAAGAAATGACCTTCACCTCATTGATTCGGGATAAGAGGATTTAACatcaaaaaatgtgttgcatacattattagactctaattgagatggtgaagaaataaatcTGGCTAAGATACActtattgttgttattgaatcttgtttcttttgtttccactttgatttatttgttaaaaaggatatatatatatatatatatatatatatatatatatatatatatatatatatatatatggcaggCAATTGATTAACCACGCTATCTTTGTTGTATCTCAAAGATGTGTGTTAAGCACTTACCATTTTATTATATACCAATATTTGTTCAATAATCCACAACATGGAGACAGACACTTTCTCCATATAGCTGCACCACATCTATCTCTCACAAGAGCATAGACCATATACAATAACGCCAGACTTGTAAAGATGAACAACGCGAGTGCGTGGTAAAAATTATACCAGCATGCATAAATGAAGTAGGCACAGTAACACACGACCAGAGTTGCATACACTGATAACAATACGGTTTCCGAATGCACCTCGCACCAGTTATAAAATGCTTTTAACCCGTCGCCAAGTTTCTGTAAAAGAAATGCAGAAGAATAATTACCATGACTTGTCAAAACTTGTAATTAGTACAAGAGTTAACAATTGCCAAATAtttacaacatttgaaattcaaaatggccgcaagccCTACGTTAACTCTGAGggcaaaaagtaaaaaaattaactttcaCGTTTATAAGCCAGTTAAGGCTTTAGTGACTCCCTGAGCTTCAAATAAACCAAACAAATGGTATACCAAAGCTATATtgtaaagttttagagtccaaatatctgtaagAGTCtcagaggtgcattctaccttaattgggaaaatgcaatgaaaaactTTAATGAATTCACCGCCAGAGTGATTTTACTCTGGCTAAAGTACGATTAGATAAACACTTGAATTTTCCATCATGAAAATTCGAAAGAGGAATGCACATTGGAATGTGCAGTTTGGTAGAGGATCacttgataattttattttaatgtccCCCTCCTCTTTTCTGACATTGACCAACTGTAACAGTAAATTTCTTACGCAGTCTTGTCGTCTGCTAGACTGACCGGGATAAAACCAATCAAGCAATGTATCAATATTATCCAacattgtttcaaaattatcacaCAATGTATCATATAATCAAACACTTAATCAATATTATCTATAGATATCTACTGTGTTCATTTTTGTTGAGTGCACAGTACACTTTGAATATGTTCATATTCACAAAACCATGGCCAGTCCAATGCCGATAGAAACTACTCAGTGTGACCATGACATTTAGCGCCTGTTTTAATCTCACGGCCAGCCTCTTTCCAGCGTAAGAGTTACCccacaaattaataaaatatggaaaatatattttaatctTTATAGGTTGATGTTAATGTTGATAATAACGCCCTGAGGGAGGAGGAGGTTGTAACAACATACAAATTCGACTAGTCAAGAGCAGATAtaattaattttatacttgatttcaaaatcgaactTAACAATTTTGCAACTTTCCCTCCAAA from the Ptychodera flava strain L36383 chromosome 2, AS_Pfla_20210202, whole genome shotgun sequence genome contains:
- the LOC139119045 gene encoding solute carrier family 28 member 3-like, giving the protein MASGNDADLQFNGRASSIDGQDHGSVVLERIAITNDQKSEYVYNKYEFDPVPLNEESSENKDGGISKKLGDGLKAFYNWCEVHSETVLLSVYATLVVCYCAYFIYACWYNFYHALALFIFTSLALLYMVYALVRDRCGAAIWRKCLSPCCGLLNKYWYIIKWPLYICLLVGLIVFLIYEAREYPPQLMSSVGACIFIIFGFACSKYPDAVKWRSVLWGLGLQFVFALFVLRTYFGYKLFEWIGDFMQVFLSFADHGAEFVFGEDFRDHYFAFAILPVTIYFASFMSIVYYFGIMQWVILKVAWLFEVTMATSAPESVNAAGNILVGQQEAPLLIKPFVEYMTLSELHAVMVGGFATIAGSLLAAYIAFGVSASHLISASVISAPAALGISKLFYPETTSDKAIHHKDIKVKLEKSTDKNFIEAAANGACAAVVMVGYIAANLIAFVSLIALLNAVLGWIGWMVGVPELSFELICSYIFMPVAFIIGVEWADCRYVAGLIGTKIFINEFVAYEKLSELISNREDGVEPYMSVRSEVIATYILCGFDNLSSIGIQLGAISSIAPGRARDLASIATRALVAGTVTCFMTGCVAGMLYTDWDITEQSVNGTLSGTI